The genomic segment GCGTCGCATCCTTCGAGGGCAGGTGCCCCAGCGGGAAACGCAGATACTCGAGCTGGTCCGGCGTAGTCGAGAACAGAAAATAGCTCTGGTCGCGGTTCGCATCCTCGGCGCAATGCAGCTCCGCCCCGGCATCGCCGAGCTTGCGCTGGATGTAATGCCCCGTCGCCATGCAATCGGCATCGAGGTCCTTCGCCGTCTCCAGCAGGTCCTTGAACTTCACCCGTTCATTGCAGCGGATGCACGGCACCGGCGTCGCCCCGGCAAGATAGCTGTCGGCAAACTCGTCGATCACCGCGTCCTTGAAGATGTTCTCGTAATCCAGAACGTAATGCGGAAAGCCCATCTCCTCGGCCACCCGGCGGGCGTCGTGAATGTCGACCCCGGCACAGCACGCGCCCTTCTTCGCCAGCGCCGCCCCGTGGTCATACAATTGCAGCGTCACACCGACCACGTCATAGCCTTCCTCGGCCAGCATCGCCGCCACGACCGATGAATCCACGCCGCCCGACATCGCCACGACGACGCGCGTGTCGGCAGGGGCCTTGGGCAGGCCCAGCGAATTCAATTCAGTGTCGAGCGCCATGTCTCTCTCCGGTCCGGTTCCGCGGAATATAGGAAAATGCAACACACTCTCAAGTCCCGGTTTCACCGCGCGTTAAGCGGCTGCGGCAACACTCCGGCCCATGAAAGGTAAGGGTGAGAGTGATGTATCTGAAGAAAGTGCCGGGGCCAAGGGCCGTGAAACTGCCTGATGGAACGATGATGACACGGGCCGACCTGCCGCCGCCCGACACGCGCCGCTGGGTCGCCTCGCGCAAGCACGCGGTGGTGCGCGGCGTCCTTCACGGCCTGCTGAGCCGCGAGGAGGCCCTCGCGCGCTATGGTCTCAGCCAGGAAGAATTCCTCGAATGGGAGAGCGCGCTTTCGACCCATGGCGAGGCCGGTCTGAAAGCGACAAATCGTCTTTCGGGGCACAAAGCCGTGGACAACCAAAAGTAGAGACCGGTACTATTTCATTCTCGGTAACCTGTAGTTAACCATTCTTAGTCACTACTCGTCTCCGGAAAAGAAGTTATTACGGAGACCGTCATGCGTGTGCTGTTGGTGGAAGACGACCCGACCACGTCGAAGAGTATCGAATTGATGCTCACCCACGCCAATCTCAACGTCTACACGACCGATCTTGGCGAAGAGGGCATCGACCTCGCCAAGCTCTACGATTATGACCTGATCCTCCTCGATCTCGGCCTGCCCGACATGGACGGGCACGACGTGCTGCGACAGCTGCGCATGGCCCGTGTCGACACGCCGATCCTGATCCTGACGGGCGCCGACGACACCGAAAGCAAGATCAAGGGCTTCGGATTCGGCGCCGACGATTACCTGACGAAACCCTTTCACCGCGAGGAACTCGTGGCGCGCATCCACGCCATCATCCGCCGCTCCAAGGGGCATTCGCAATCGGTCATCCGCACCGGCAAGGTCAACGTCAACCTCGACGCCAAGACGGTCGAAGTCGAAGGCAAGACGGTGCATCTCACCGGCAAGGAATACCAGATGCTCGAGCTTCTGAGCCTGCGCAAGGGCACGACGCTCACCAAGGAAATGTTCCTCAACCACCTCTATGGCGGCATGGACGAGCCCGAGCTCAAGATCATCGACGTGTTCATCTGCAAACTTCGCAAGAAACTGGCCGAGGCGACGGGCGGGGCCAACTATATCGAGACGGTCTGGGGCAGGGGCTACGTGCTCCGCGATCCCGATCCCGCCTCCGACGGGGACAGGCCGATCGCCATAGGCGCCTGACCTCTCTGGACGCGCCCGCCGCGTCGCCCTATCACTTGCATCGAAAGTCCGGGGCGCGCGGGTTGGCCGGCCGCGCCCCATGCATGCGGAGGGGCAGAATGGCGCAGAAACCCGAGGTCGACGACCTGAGCGAGGAACAGGCCACGAAAGAACTGGCCGACCTGGCGCAGCAACTGGCCGAGGCGAACACCGCCTACCACACCGAAGACGCGCCCCGCATCAGCGATGCGGAATATGACGCCCTCAAGGCCCGCAATGCGGCCATCGAAGACCGTTTCCCCCATCTCAAACGCGCCGACAGCCCGTCAGACCAGGTCGGCGCCGCGCCCTCCGAAGCCTTCGCCAAGGTCACCCACGCGGTGCGCATGCTCAGCCTCGGCAACGCCTTCGACGACGCCGACATCACCGAATTCGACACCCGCATCCGCCGCTACCTCGGCCTCGGCGACGACGCGAAACTCACCTACACCGCCGAGCCCAAGATCGACGGGCTCAGCCTTTCGCTGCGCTACGAGTCCGGCAAGCTCGTGCAGGCCGCCACCCGCGGCGACGGCGCGGTGGGCGAGAACGTCACCGCCAACGCCCGCACCATCGACGACATCCCCGTCAAGATCGACGGCGCCCCCGACGTGCTCGAAATCCGCGGCGAGGTCTACATGAGCCACGCCGATTTCGAGGCGCTCAACGCGCGGCAGGCCGAAAGGTCTGACAAGCAATTCGCCAACCCCCGCAACGCCGCCGCCGGCTCCCTCCGCCAGCTCGACTCCTCCATCACCCGCAGCCGCCCGCTGCGCTTCTTCGCCTATGCCTGGGGCGAGGTCAGCGAACCGCTCGCCGACACCCAGATGGCCGCCATCAACCGGCTCTCCGACCTCGGCTTCCAGACCAATCCGCTCACCGAACTCTGCGACGGGCCATCCGAAATGCTCGTCCAATACGCCAAGATCGAGCAACTCCGCGCCGAGCTCGGCTACGATATCGACGGCGTCGTCTACAAAATCGACGACCTCGCCCTGCAGAGCCGCCTCGGCTTCCGCAGCACCACCCCCCGCTGGGCCATCGCCCATAAATTCCCCGCCGAGCTCGCCTGGACCCGGCTTGAGGCCATCGACATCCAGGTCGGCCGCACCGGCGCCCTCAGCCCCGTCGCCCGCCTGACCCCCGTCACCGTCGGCGGCGTCGTCGTCTCCAACGCCACGCTCCATAACGAGGATTACATCGCCGGCCGCGACAGCAAGGGCAACGAAATCCGCGGCGGCAAGGATATCCGCGAAGGCGACTGGGTGCAGGTCTACCGCGCCGGCGACGTCATCCCGAAAGTCGCCGATGTCGACCTCTCGAAACGCCCCGACGACGCGCAACCCTATACCTTCCCCGAAACCTGCCCCGAATGCGGCTCCGAGGCCATCCGCGAGGAAGGCGACGCCGTCCGCCGCTGCACCGGCGGCCTCATCTGCCCGGCGCAAGCGGTTGAAAAACTGAAACATTTCGTCTCCCGCGCCGCCTTCGACATCGAAGGGCTCGGCGCCAAACAGGTCGAACAATTCTACCGCGACGGCTGGATCAAGGAACCCGCCGACATCTTCACACTGGAAGAGCGCTACGGCTCGGGCCCACGCCAACTCAAGAACCGCGAAGGCTGGGGTGAGAAAAGCGCGAAGAACCTCTTCGAAGCCATTGAAGAAAAACGAAACATCCCCTTCGGCCGCCTCCTCTTCGCCTTGGGCATCCGCCATGTCGGCGAACAGGCCAGCAACCTTCTCGCCCGCTTCTACGGCAATTGGGACGATTTCACCGCCGCCATGGACAGCGCCGCCGATTGCGACGGCCCCGAATGGGAACGCCTCCTCGGCATAGACGGGGTGGGCGAGGTCATGGCGCGCTCCCTCGTCACCGCCTTCGCGCAGGACAAC from the Roseovarius indicus genome contains:
- the ligA gene encoding NAD-dependent DNA ligase LigA, with the translated sequence MAQKPEVDDLSEEQATKELADLAQQLAEANTAYHTEDAPRISDAEYDALKARNAAIEDRFPHLKRADSPSDQVGAAPSEAFAKVTHAVRMLSLGNAFDDADITEFDTRIRRYLGLGDDAKLTYTAEPKIDGLSLSLRYESGKLVQAATRGDGAVGENVTANARTIDDIPVKIDGAPDVLEIRGEVYMSHADFEALNARQAERSDKQFANPRNAAAGSLRQLDSSITRSRPLRFFAYAWGEVSEPLADTQMAAINRLSDLGFQTNPLTELCDGPSEMLVQYAKIEQLRAELGYDIDGVVYKIDDLALQSRLGFRSTTPRWAIAHKFPAELAWTRLEAIDIQVGRTGALSPVARLTPVTVGGVVVSNATLHNEDYIAGRDSKGNEIRGGKDIREGDWVQVYRAGDVIPKVADVDLSKRPDDAQPYTFPETCPECGSEAIREEGDAVRRCTGGLICPAQAVEKLKHFVSRAAFDIEGLGAKQVEQFYRDGWIKEPADIFTLEERYGSGPRQLKNREGWGEKSAKNLFEAIEEKRNIPFGRLLFALGIRHVGEQASNLLARFYGNWDDFTAAMDSAADCDGPEWERLLGIDGVGEVMARSLVTAFAQDNERDSIDRLTRHLTVEETARPATEGSPVAGKTIVFTGTLEKMTRAEAKARAEALGAKVSGSVSAKTDLVVAGPGAGSKGKKAEELGVEIIDEDGWLDLVGAS
- the ctrA gene encoding response regulator transcription factor CtrA encodes the protein MRVLLVEDDPTTSKSIELMLTHANLNVYTTDLGEEGIDLAKLYDYDLILLDLGLPDMDGHDVLRQLRMARVDTPILILTGADDTESKIKGFGFGADDYLTKPFHREELVARIHAIIRRSKGHSQSVIRTGKVNVNLDAKTVEVEGKTVHLTGKEYQMLELLSLRKGTTLTKEMFLNHLYGGMDEPELKIIDVFICKLRKKLAEATGGANYIETVWGRGYVLRDPDPASDGDRPIAIGA
- a CDS encoding CtrA inhibitor SciP, with product MYLKKVPGPRAVKLPDGTMMTRADLPPPDTRRWVASRKHAVVRGVLHGLLSREEALARYGLSQEEFLEWESALSTHGEAGLKATNRLSGHKAVDNQK
- the mnmA gene encoding tRNA 2-thiouridine(34) synthase MnmA codes for the protein MALDTELNSLGLPKAPADTRVVVAMSGGVDSSVVAAMLAEEGYDVVGVTLQLYDHGAALAKKGACCAGVDIHDARRVAEEMGFPHYVLDYENIFKDAVIDEFADSYLAGATPVPCIRCNERVKFKDLLETAKDLDADCMATGHYIQRKLGDAGAELHCAEDANRDQSYFLFSTTPDQLEYLRFPLGHLPSKDATRKLAARYGLAVADKPDSQDICFVPNGNYASVIEKLRPGAAEPGQIVHVDGRVLGEHEGVIHYTIGQRRGLGIGGLSEPLYVVKLDVDAKQVIVGPKEMLATRVVPVREINWLGDEAFTSRDEWHVSVKVRSTRPPREAIIRPLSETEAEVELLTAEEGVSPGQACVFYETGGSRILGGGWIWRG